CAGCCGGATATTTTATGAGCATCATTTTTACAATTTTCAGGATAGGGTGGTAATCTTGTACCGAGGTCAATGATATATTGATATTTTTCTTGCCAATCCGTTAAAAAAGAAAAATCTTCGAGAATAGTGTTAATATCTTGCTGCATTGTTATATCTCGTTTGTTATTAGCTTCATTATGGTTTATTAAATTTTCTCAAGCTATGCAATATTTATTATGATGGAGCATTTTAATTATGTGTGCAAAAAAAAAATAAATTGTAGTAAAAAAAAAAGTAAAGTAAAAAAAAATAATAAAACTGATAAACCGAAAAGATTATTAAGCTTTTTTTTACGGATACTAAAAGCTGTCATAAGGAAACCATTAGTTAGTGGGATATTTTTATTTTCAATAATAATGATAAGTTACTTTTTAATAAATTTGTTTTTTTTGCAGTCTATGATAAGTAATAATTAACTTACTTAATTAGTGTGGGTAAATATTGTTCGCATATAGCAGAAGTTATAAAAGAATTAATTTCTTCTTGCCAATTGTCATTTAATTTTAATATACGCAATAATATAAATCCTTCATTAACATCAGTAGATATTATAAGATTATTTTTATTAGTTTTTTTGTTGATTTAGTTCTGCAATTTGTACTGGATTAGCTAAAATATAATTTAAATTTTCTTTAGTATTCAATGATTTATTACTACTAAAAAATCTTTCTCCATTTTTATTAAAAATCGCTATAGTCCAGAAAGCATCACTATTTTTAGTTTGGATTTTAATAGGAGCATTATTAAGATTGAATCTGCATGTTAATACCTCAAATGCAGGATCATTAGTCCTCATAATAGGATTATTTTCTGGAAGCTTAAAAAATATGGCTTCAGGTGCGGTTTGTTTAACTGAGTTCCAAAGATTATTTTGAGCAAAATATGGAATAAGTAAAATCTCTACAATATAGGCTATTATAAAAGACAATAATCCTATTATTGATAAATATAGAATTTTTTTCATTGTTTACCTTTATTAATATTGCAAGATAATTTTTCTATTTTAGGCATTTTGACTTTTCTTACTCCTGATGGTGTTACTAAAGGAGTGTTATATAAGTTTATAACTAGCATATAATTAGAATTGCTATTTATTGATAACCAATTTCCACTGTATGGTTGCTTAGATACATAAATAATTGCATTATTATCTTGGTTTTTTACTAGTTGCTTAGATAATAAAAAGTAAGGGAAATTATTTGTATTTTTTAATGGTGCTAATTGGTTATTTGTAGCGTATATAGTAAAAAAATCTGCTGGAAGGTTAAATATTGTTAACTTATAGTCACAATTTGCTTGCAATAATTTTCGGTTACTATCAGTTTTTGTCCAAAAAGATAGCCCCTCAGCTTTACCTAAAGTTATAATTGCATTATGAATAGAATAAGCTTTTTCATAGGGATCTGCTTGTTTACTAGAAGCATAAGGCGAATTTATCCAAATATCTTCTATTCTTTTATTAAACCCGCTAAAGTTCTTTACTGTATAATTAGCGCTTATAATAGCTAAAAGAACAGATAATAAGATAATAATAACAATAGAGAAAATATTGCGTAACATGACTTAATTTTTACTCTCGGTTAATTTAATTGGTTCGTTTTTCACGAAAATAATAAGTTGGTTTAAAATAGGTATCATTGCATCATTTAATGAATTTATAGTTATTAGTTTAGTTTCTTCTGATTTTTTTTGATCTATACTAATATTAGGCTTAAAAGGTATATCTTCTAGACCAAATATTGGCATTAAATCTATTTTTTCATGGATAACATTCATCATATGCTGCCATATCATAGCAGGGATACGGCCTCCTGTTACACGGTTCATAGGTTTGAAATTGTCATTACCTACCCATACTCCAGCTGTATAATTACCAGTATAACCAATAAACCAAGCATCTCTATAGGCTTGTGAAGTGCCTGTTTTACCGGCTGCTTGGGTCATTGGTAATTGTGCTCTTCGTCCTGAGCCTCTTTCAACTACTTGTGCTAATGCTTTATTCATTAATATAGCCGTAGAAGGTTTTATAACTTGTTTCACATTAGGGTTATTTTGTGGTTTTATCCATAATATTTTTCATTCTCCTCAGTTTTTATCATTTTAATACCGTGAATTGTTCCTGCTTTGCCACCATTTGCTAATGTGTGATAAGCTACTGTTTGCTCAAACACAGTCATTCCTGAGGTACCAAGTATCATTGCTCTATTTGTATCTAATTTTGAAGTAACTCCGAGTGCTTTAGCTGTTTCAATTACAGGTGCAGTAGAACGGAAATATTGATAAATTAATTTGGGTGGAATAGTATTGTAAGAATAAGCAATAGCATCTGCTATTGAAATTCTACCGTAATATCTACGGCTAATATTTCTTGGTGACCAGCCTCCCCAGGAGAATGGTTCATCTGTGACATAGCTTTGTAGGGTTAAATTAGTACGTTCAAATAAAGTGGTATAACTATATACTTTAAAAGATGAGCCCGCTTGACGTTGTGCTACAGTTGCTCGATTAAATTGGCTTATTTCATAATCTTTACCACCAACTATAGCATTCACAGCTCCTTCACGGTTAATTATAACAGTAGCAGCAGCTTGACCTATTTTATAGCCTTTACCATATTCTTTTAAGATTTTTTCTACAGAATCTTCTGCTACAGATTGGATCATCGGGTTAAAGGTAGTATATACTATAACGTGTTTTTCATTAAATGGATTTTCGTTATAAATTTTCTTTAATTCATTATATGCCCAATCTAAAAAGTACCCCGGGGTTTTTTGTTTAATATTTGGTTTAAAATCCGCAGGATTTTGTTTCGCAAACATTACTTCACTTTCGCTCATAAAACCTTTATCTACTAGATTATTTAATACGGTATTAGCTCTTTGTCGCGCCGTTTGCAAATGTCTATTAGGGGCATAATTACTTGGAGCTTTAAATAAACCAGCTAACATTGCTGCTTCACTTAATGATATATATCTAACATCTTTGTTAAAGTAAACGTGGGCAGCATTTTGCACTCCGTAAGCTCCAGCTCCCATATATACATTATTTAGATATTTTGTTATTATTTCCTTTTTGCTTAAATTAGCTTCTAACCATAACGCTATAAAGGCTTCGTTTATTTTTCTGGAAATGGTTCTCTTATTGCTAAGATAAAGATTTTTTGCTAATTGCTGCGTAAGAGTAGATCCTCCTTGTACAACATTTTCAGCTTTACTATTTTGTACCATAGCACGTAGAATACCTATTATATCTATGCCCCAATGATAAAAAAATCTTCTGTCTTCAGTAGCTAAAATGGCTTTAATAAAATAATCAGGTAATTCATCGATGGTAATATCTTTACCCCAATTTTTTCCTCTTTGTCCGATATAATTACCATGAATGTCTAAAAATCTTGCAGAAATCTCTTTATCACTATTTAAAGGATTTTTTAATATATTAAAAGCTGAGAAGGCAAAAGCTAAAAAGATAAATAAGCCAACAATTAATAAATTTAATAGATTACTTAATAAGGTTAAGATGGATTTAGTTATACCTCTAGGAGTTATTTTTTCAAAAAATAACATAATTTTTTTTATAAAAGTTTGAAAAATACTAAATTTTCTTTTATATGAGCAAAAAAGTTGCGTATCTTAGTATTAAGTTTAAGAAAAGAAAATTTTTCTTTTGACTTTTTTTTCTTCGGGTGTTTATTCAAACGAAACATATAGCATACCTAAACTATATCTAATGATGTCTTATCTGTTATGAATAAAGATATATGGTAAAAAAATAAAAAATAGCTATAGTAATATATAATAATTGTTAATTTATTGAAAATCAGTTATATAACTGATTTTCAATATTATTAATAAGGATAAAATGTTGGAACTTATAAAAACAATTGCAGATATTAAAAATAAATTAGACGTTTTGAGGTTTGAAAAGAAAACCATCGGGCTGGTGCCGACCATGGGCGCATTGCATCAAGGGCACTTAAAGCTAGTTGAACAAGCAAAGAAACATTGTGATATAGTAGTGGTATCAATCTTTGTTAACCCTAAACAATTCTCCATAGGAGAAGATTATGAAAGCTATCCAAGGATTAGAAACAAGATATGCAATTGTTACAACAGGCTGGAGGAGTAAATTTTGTTTTTGCTCCAGAAGTAAAAGAAATATGGTTGGATGATAATGATACAATAGTAGAGGTACCGTCATTATCACATATATTAATAGGTGCTAGCAGGCCAAATCATTTTGTGGGTGTAACAACTATAGTTAATAAATTATTTAATATTTGCAAACCTACAAAAGCCTTTTTTGGTGAAAAGGATTTTCAGCAATTAGTCATCATTCGTAAAATGGTAAAAGATTTAAATATTGATGTAGAAATTGTAGGGGTAGAAATTCACCGCGAAGCTGATGGAGTTGCTGCATCATCAAGAAATGTGTTTCTTTCAGAGCAAGAAAGGAACACAGCTAAAATTATTCCTAATTCTTTACAGCAAGCTAATAATTTATTTAAAGCAGGGGAAAATAATAAGAGGATATTATTAGAAAAAATAAAATCTATTCTAAATACAGAAAAACAAATTATAATAGATGATTTTTAGATATAAGATATGCTGATAATTTACAAAAAGTAAATGAAATTATAGAGCGAACAGCTGTAATTTTACTAGCGGTAAAGATAGGGCAGACCCGCTTGTTAGATCAGTTAATATTGGAGTATTAAATTAATGAGCACCATACCTATGGTAAAACGTAATAATATTGTTCAAATATTAGAACGTAAAGAACAAGAGCCTTTAGTATGTCTTACTGCATATAATGCTGTTATGGCTAGATTAGCTGATAAATTCTGCGATATAATATTAGTTGGTGATAGCGTAGCTATGGTAGAACATGGTTATAATAATACACTAGCTATTACGTTAGATATGATGATTTTACATGCTAAATCAGTGGTTAATAGTACGCGAAAAGCACTTATAGTAGTAGATATGCCATTTGGTTCATATGAAGAAAGCCCACAACAGGCTTATGTAAATGCTGTAAAAATAATAAAAGAAACTGGCGCCGCGGCTGTAAAAATAGAAGGTGGAACATATATATAGCAGATACGATAGATTTTTTAACTAAAAGAGGTATACCGGTTATGGCTCATATCGGTCTGTTACCGCAATCAGTGAATAGTTTAGGTGGCTATAGAGTTCAAGGAAAAACAGAGGAATCTCAAGCGTTATTATTAGAAGATGCAAAAGCGGTGGAGAAGGCTGGAGCTTTTGCTGTGGTTTTAGAAGCAATGATAGAGCCTATTGCGAGAAAAATCACACAATCAATCAATATTCCATCGATTGGAATAGGTGCATCGTTAGCTTGTGATGGTCAAATATTGGTTTTAGAAGATATGTTAGGACTTAATAATAAACCTCCACGTTTTTTGTAAGAGAATATACAAATTTAACTAAAATAATTGAACAAGCTCTTAATGATTTTGCTAATGATGTGAAAAATCGTAAATTTCCTTCAGAAAAGGAAATTTACCCCCTATAGTATTTAAGTATAGTATTTAAGGGTATAATTCTTCAAAAGCGGGCTAAAAATTCTTGCTCTATAGTTGTATTATCTTTGTTATCAAAATATTGCATAGGGATATGGTCTAATAAAGGCGTGCCAAAATATTTAAAAGCATCGCTTTTTTCAAATCCTGCTAAAAAAATAGCTTCATAAAAAGCAGCAGTTATATCAGCCATTTTTATATATTTTTTAATTTTACGGTCGATGATAATATTTAAACCAAATGATTGATAAATTGCTTGCTCTAAATTTTTTTCGGTTTTTTTGTAATTATCACCAATTACTTGCTTAAAAGGTGAGATCATGTCACCAATAACATATTCAGATGCATCATGTAGGAGGGCATATAATTGATCTTGTTTAGTAGATTTTAGGTAGATTTGTTTAAATATATATAAAACTAATAATGAATGTTGTGCTACTGAAAATGGATATTTTCCTTTAGTTTGTCCATTCCATCTTGCGAGTCTCGATAGTCCTCTAGCAATATCATTTATTTCTATATCTAAAGCAGATGGTAAGATTAGGTCTAACCTTCTTCCAGATAACATACGTTGCCATACTCTTATAGTCTTTTTCATTTGTTAGGCTCATTTATATTAAAAGTTGCATAAGGAGGTAAAGTTAATTTAACTTCTTTATCATTTATAGTTATTTTTTTTTGTTCTAAATAGGCTTGTGATAATTTATCTATTCTTATAATTGCTAAGGATAAATTTTTTAGATATATTGTTGTTTTTCCTATAATTTTGTTATCGACTAGGATATCATAATTTCCTGGTGAAAAATCGTTGTTAGTATGTAAAATCAATAATCGTTTTTTAAGTTCACTTTTATATTGCATGCGTGCTACAACTTCTTGTCCTACGTAGCACCCTTTGTTAAAGTCTATAGCATCTAATTGATCTAAGTTAATATCATGCGAAAATAATTCTAACGGTTGATAATCTTGCAAAATTACCGGTATTCCAGATAAAATACGAAATTTTTGCCAGTCATTATAAGTTAATAATAATTGTGTATCTATAGTTAATTTTTTATAGCATCGATAAACGTTATTCTTTGTAAAGCGTTTATCTAATAATATATTTTCATCGGTTGGTATATGGTGTGTGTTAGGGCATATTAAACAATAAATTTGTTCAATTTTTTTAATTTCTATATTTATTTTAGAGTGTAATTTGTAGATTAATAATTTTTTAGCGAAATTTTCTGCTAATATATCATTGATATCAATTATATAACCTTCACTAGAACGTGTTATTAAAAAACTATAAGCAATTTTTCCTTGTGGTGATAATAAGGCCGCAGGATAAAGTTGGTTAATCTTTATTTTTGTGGTATCAATAGTTATTAAGCTCTGAAGGAATGATTCACTATCTATACCGGTTATTTTTATTAAAGTACGTTGGTTTAAATTGGTGAGTTGATATTTTTCTAACATGTCTTCTTCCTTAGTACTTATATTGGTAAACAACTCTTATTAAAAATTCAAGGAGAAACTCTAAATGACAGCGTTTTTGACGTTATTTTGCGTAATGGTACTATAGTTAACCATAGTGGAGTGAATAAAAACGACCTTGGTATTTTAAATGGTAAAATATGGTATATAGGAGATTTATCTCAGGCAAAAGCTGTAAAAGATATAGATTGTAGTAATTTACATATTTTACCAGGGGTTATTGATAGTCAAGTTCATTTTAGAGAGCCAGGTTTAGAACATAAAGAAGATTTAGAGACAGGCTCTCTATCTGCTGTCTTAGGTGGGGTAACTACTGTTTTTGAAATGCCAAATACTAATCCTTTGACTATAACTGCTGAAGCTGTAGCTGATAAAGTGAGAAGAGCTCATCATAGGATGCATTGTGACTTTGCTTTCTGGGTTGGGGGGTGTAAGGAAAATGTAGAAGAGATTGAAAAATTAGAAAATCTTCCCGCAGTTGCAGGTATAAAAATTTTTGTTGGTTCTTCTACAGGTTCTTTATTATTAGAAGATCAAGAAGTTTTAGATAAAATTTTATCGAAAACTAAAAGAAGGGTAGCTTTTCATTCAGAATTAGAATCAAGGTTAAGAGAAAGAGAATATTTAAGGAAAATCGGCGATCCTTCCACTCATCCAATTTGGAGAGATGAATTAGTAGCCCTTCAGTCTACTAAAAATTTAGTAGACTTGGCTAAGAAAAATAATGCTAACATTCACATTTTACATGTTTCTACATCTGCTGAAATAGAATTTTTAAAATATTATAAAGATTTAGTAACTTGTGAAGTAACTCCTCATCATTTAAGCCTATGTTCAGAAGATTATAAAAAATTAGGTACATTGATACAAATGAATCCACCAATAAGAGATAAAAGTCATCAGGATTCTTTATGGTATGGGGTAGAACAAAGTATTATTGATGTTATTGGCTCTGATCATGCGCCGCATACTATAGAAGAAAAACAGAAAATATATCCGGATTCACCATCAGGAATGACTGGAGTTCAAACAATTTTACCTATCATGTTGGATCATGTAAATGCAGGTAGATTAACTTTGCCACATTTAGTTGATCTTACTTCTTATAATCCTAGTAAAGTTTTTTCTATTAAATCTAAAGGACGTATAGCAGTAGGATATGATGCTGATCTTGCTATTATAGATATGAATAGAACAGAAAAAATAACAAATCAACAAATAGGCTCTAAAGCAGGTTGGACTCCTTATGATGGAAAAATCGTTAAAGGGTGGGTTGTTGGTACCTTTTTAAGGGGGCACTGTGTAGTTTGGGAAGGTTCTTTACAAGCGACTAATTTAGGAGAAATGGTGCAATTTAATAAGGTATAATTACTATATATTTAGTGGAGTAGCTTACTTACCTTAGTAATTTTCGTAAAAAGAAAGCGCTTTTTTACGGGGTAATTGTGCAGTTTGTAAGGTTCTTTGTAAGCTATTAACCTAGGTAAATGGTGAAATTTAATAAGTGTAATTACTATATATTTAGTGGAGTAGCTTACTTACCTTAATAATTTTTGTAAAAGGGGGTGCTTTTTTACGGGGTAACTGTGTAGTTTGTAAGGTTCTTTGTAAGCTATTAACCTAGGTAAATGGTGAAATTTAATAAGGTATAATTACTATATATTTAGAGGAGTAGCTTACTTACCTTAGTAATTTTCGTAAAAAGAGAGCGTTTTTTTACGGGGTAACTGTGTAGTTTGTAAGGTTCTTTGTAAGCTACTAACCTAGGTGAATGGTGAAATTTAATAAGTTGTAATTATTAATGTTAGTGGTGAAGTTTTCGTATTTTAGTAAACCTGTTAAAGGGTAGGGCGGTTACTTCTTATAAGATAATCGTATAGTTTGAGCGGCTTCTTTACTAGTTAGTAACTTAGCAGAACAGATTAATTATTAAATTATTCATTACTCTATTGATTCTACTGATTTTACGTCAGGTAGAAAATGTTTTAATAAATTTTCTATTCCATATTTTAATGTAGCGGTAGATGATGGGCAACCTGCACAAGCTCCACGCATATGTAGATAAACTACTCCATCTTTGAAACCTTTAAATATTATATCACCTCCATCATGGGCAACCGCTGGGCGAATACGTAAATCTAATAATTCTTTTATAGTTTCTACGGTTTCTGTATCTTTTTCATCAAAAAATTCTTGCGTTGCATTTTTTTTTTGCATCGTCATGATTATTTTTTAAAACTGGTTCATTATTAGAAAAATGTTCCATGATAGTGCCGAGTATAATGGGTTTTAAATGATCCCATTCATAATCATCCTCACGACTTACTGAAATAAAGTCATGACCAAAAAAGACATATTTTACACCATCTATGCTTAATAAGCGGGTAGCTAAAGGAGAGCTTTTTGACGCTATTTCTATATCGTTAAATTCAGCATTACCTTCTAATAAAACTATACGGCCTGGTAAAAATTTTAAGGTTTGTGGGTTGGGGGTAGTTTCTATTTGAATAAACATAATAATTCCTATTAACTTTTCAAAAATCCAACTATATCACGAATTTTTGACATTGTAACCTCGGCTCTTTGTTTAGCTTTTTCAGCTCCTGCCTTTAAAATACCATCAATGTAATCTGGTTCGTCATTAAGCTTCTTTAATTCATTAGTTATAGGGGCAATTTTATTTATTGTTACTTCAATTAATTCTTTTTTTAAATAAGAAAATTCTAGATTAGCAAATTGTTGAATGGCTTGTTGTTTAGTTATATTAGCTAATGCCGCATAAATATTCAACAAATTATTAGCTTCGGGTCTGTTATTTAAATGTTCTTCATCCTCAGGCAATAAATCAGAATCTGTTTTTGCTTTGCGAATTTTTTGGGCTATTTGATCAGGTGAGTCCGTTAAATTAATTCGAGATAGATCAGAATTATCTGATTTGGACATTTTTTTATTTCCATCTTTTAAGGACATAATCCGCATAGTATCTTGACTAATAATTGGATGTACATTTGGAAAGAAATCACCTAAGTCATTGATAGCTAACTGTAAATCTATGATGCGTTGTCTATAGTCGCCATTGAATTTTTGCGCTATATCTCTAGTAAGTTCAATGTGTTGTTTTTGATCACTACCTACAGGAACATGGGTTGCTTTATAAAGTAGAATATCAGCTGCCATTAAAATAGGATATGAAAATAGCCCTATTGAAGATTTTTCTTTATCTTTACCGGCCTTATCTTTGAATTGTGTCATTCTAGACATCCAACCTATACGAGCAATACAATTGAAGACCCAAGCTAATTCTGCATGTTGTGGAACTTGACTCTGATTAAAAATAATATGTTTTTTATGATCTATTCCGGAAGCAATAAAACTGGCTGTAACTTCTCGTGTGGATTTTAATAAAGAGGTTGGATCTGGTAATACAGTTAGTGCATGCATATCTACTATACAAAAAAGACAATTATATTGATGTTGAAGGTTAATCCAATTTTTTATTGCTCCGAGATAATTGCCTAAATGTAAATTACCAGTAGGTTGTACCCCTGAAAAGACAATAGAATTTGAGTTTGTCATTAATGCACCTAAATTATGATTCGTTGTTATTATTATTGGTATTTTATTTTTTTTGTAAATAGCCTTTTAATATTCTCAGACCTATTCCACTAAAAGCTATTATAAAACTAAAATAAATTATTATAGCGGCTGATATAATACTAACAATTATCAAGAATTTCTGCCAAAATGAGAAATCTTCGTAAAAAATATAACCCCAATAATTTAAGGCTAGTATGATGAATGTACTCATTAATAAACAGCTTATAATTATACAGATAATATTTTTTAGTAAGTTGAAATCAGGCTTCCATTGTTTCCTAATGACTAAGGTGATAAATAATAAGCTTGCATTTAACCAGCCCGCGGTTATTTCTGCTACAGCAATTCCTTCAACAGAATATTTAGGAAATAACAATAAACATAATGTTAAATTGGTTAACATTGACATAATCGCAAATATCATTGGAGTCTTAGTATCTTCTCGAGAAAAAAAAACTTGGAATAAAAGTTTTTATCAAAACAAAAGCAGGTAGACCAAAGCCATAGATAGTTAAAATATTACTTACAATATAAGTTGCTTCAGGAGTAAATTCTCCTCTTTGATAGACTAATTGTACAATAGGATAGGATAATAACAAAAATCCAAAAGCTGCAGGTAAGGTAAGTAATAAAGTAAATTCTAAAGACCTATTTTGAATA
The Bartonella sp. DGB1 genome window above contains:
- a CDS encoding DUF1214 domain-containing protein — protein: MLRNIFSIVIIILLSVLLAIISANYTVKNFSGFNKRIEDIWINSPYASSKQADPYEKAYSIHNAIITLGKAEGLSFWTKTDSNRKLLQANCDYKLTIFNLPADFFTIYATNNQLAPLKNTNNFPYFLLSKQLVKNQDNNAIIYVSKQPYSGNWLSINSNSNYMLVINLYNTPLVTPSGVRKVKMPKIEKLSCNINKGKQ
- a CDS encoding penicillin-binding transpeptidase domain-containing protein, whose product is MKQVIKPSTAILMNKALAQVVERGSGRRAQLPMTQAAGKTGTSQAYRDAWFIGYTGNYTAGVWVGNDNFKPMNRVTGGRIPAMIWQHMMNVIHEKIDLMPIFGLEDIPFKPNISIDQKKSEETKLITINSLNDAMIPILNQLIIFVKNEPIKLTESKN
- a CDS encoding transglycosylase domain-containing protein; the encoded protein is MLFFEKITPRGITKSILTLLSNLLNLLIVGLFIFLAFAFSAFNILKNPLNSDKEISARFLDIHGNYIGQRGKNWGKDITIDELPDYFIKAILATEDRRFFYHWGIDIIGILRAMVQNSKAENVVQGGSTLTQQLAKNLYLSNKRTISRKINEAFIALWLEANLSKKEIITKYLNNVYMGAGAYGVQNAAHVYFNKDVRYISLSEAAMLAGLFKAPSNYAPNRHLQTARQRANTVLNNLVDKGFMSESEVMFAKQNPADFKPNIKQKTPGYFLDWAYNELKKIYNENPFNEKHVIVYTTFNPMIQSVAEDSVEKILKEYGKGYKIGQAAATVIINREGAVNAIVGGKDYEISQFNRATVAQRQAGSSFKVYSYTTLFERTNLTLQSYVTDEPFSWGGWSPRNISRRYYGRISIADAIAYSYNTIPPKLIYQYFRSTAPVIETAKALGVTSKLDTNRAMILGTSGMTVFEQTVAYHTLANGGKAGTIHGIKMIKTEENEKYYG
- a CDS encoding YfbR-like 5'-deoxynucleotidase; protein product: MKKTIRVWQRMLSGRRLDLILPSALDIEINDIARGLSRLARWNGQTKGKYPFSVAQHSLLVLYIFKQIYLKSTKQDQLYALLHDASEYVIGDMISPFKQVIGDNYKKTEKNLEQAIYQSFGLNIIIDRKIKKYIKMADITAAFYEAIFLAGFEKSDAFKYFGTPLLDHIPMQYFDNKDNTTIEQEFLARF
- a CDS encoding folate-binding protein YgfZ is translated as MLEKYQLTNLNQRTLIKITGIDSESFLQSLITIDTTKIKINQLYPAALLSPQGKIAYSFLITRSSEGYIIDINDILAENFAKKLLIYKLHSKINIEIKKIEQIYCLICPNTHHIPTDENILLDKRFTKNNVYRCYKKLTIDTQLLLTYNDWQKFRILSGIPVILQDYQPLELFSHDINLDQLDAIDFNKGCYVGQEVVARMQYKSELKKRLLILHTNNDFSPGNYDILVDNKIIGKTTIYLKNLSLAIIRIDKLSQAYLEQKKITINDKEVKLTLPPYATFNINEPNK
- a CDS encoding dihydroorotase, producing MQGETLNDSVFDVILRNGTIVNHSGVNKNDLGILNGKIWYIGDLSQAKAVKDIDCSNLHILPGVIDSQVHFREPGLEHKEDLETGSLSAVLGGVTTVFEMPNTNPLTITAEAVADKVRRAHHRMHCDFAFWVGGCKENVEEIEKLENLPAVAGIKIFVGSSTGSLLLEDQEVLDKILSKTKRRVAFHSELESRLREREYLRKIGDPSTHPIWRDELVALQSTKNLVDLAKKNNANIHILHVSTSAEIEFLKYYKDLVTCEVTPHHLSLCSEDYKKLGTLIQMNPPIRDKSHQDSLWYGVEQSIIDVIGSDHAPHTIEEKQKIYPDSPSGMTGVQTILPIMLDHVNAGRLTLPHLVDLTSYNPSKVFSIKSKGRIAVGYDADLAIIDMNRTEKITNQQIGSKAGWTPYDGKIVKGWVVGTFLRGHCVVWEGSLQATNLGEMVQFNKV
- the trpS gene encoding tryptophan--tRNA ligase, whose amino-acid sequence is MTNSNSIVFSGVQPTGNLHLGNYLGAIKNWINLQHQYNCLFCIVDMHALTVLPDPTSLLKSTREVTASFIASGIDHKKHIIFNQSQVPQHAELAWVFNCIARIGWMSRMTQFKDKAGKDKEKSSIGLFSYPILMAADILLYKATHVPVGSDQKQHIELTRDIAQKFNGDYRQRIIDLQLAINDLGDFFPNVHPIISQDTMRIMSLKDGNKKMSKSDNSDLSRINLTDSPDQIAQKIRKAKTDSDLLPEDEEHLNNRPEANNLLNIYAALANITKQQAIQQFANLEFSYLKKELIEVTINKIAPITNELKKLNDEPDYIDGILKAGAEKAKQRAEVTMSKIRDIVGFLKS